The Candidatus Binataceae bacterium sequence GCATCGGCGTTCATGGTGTCACCTCCGGGTTCAGACGCCTCTATACCACGGTCGACCGCGAAACCAATCAGCCGCTGCCTGATCAGGATCGGCGGCAAAAACGATCCGCCGCAGGACGGCAGCGCAGGCCGTCCGGCGGCGAGCCACGTTGAGTTTGCTGCAGCGAAGACCTGCAACCGCAAGCCGGACATTGACGAGGCCGGATCGTGCTGATACTCGGATTCGTTATGACCGCCCGCAAGGCGCGGTCGCGGTGTGGACAGGCGGGTGGAACGAGCCTCGCGACCTCGTATAAAATTCCGGCAGCATCGTTCTCAACGACAAGGGGGCTTCGCCAAGCATGAGTCACGCAGAGGAAGGCCACAAGCGCGAAACCGGCGAGTTCGGTCCGGAATCCCAGATCCACTACCGGGAATACAAGCTCCTGCTCAAGCCGGAACGTTTCGCCGACGAGGACGGCTTTCACAAGTTCTACAAGCATGCGCATCACGTGGCCAAGGCGCTCGGAGCCCACCTGCAAAAGTCCGACAAGCACGAGCCGCACATGCGCGAGGTCGTTTTCTACGACACGCCGCACTTCAAGCTCTACACCGACGGCTTCATCCTGCGTAAGCGGACCTTCTTCAAGAAGGGCCATCCCGAACCGAACTTCGAACTGACCATCCGCTATCGCCATCCCGAGGCCAAAGCCGCGGCCGCGGTCGATATGCATCCGCTACTGCCATGCATCTACACGATCAAGTTCAAGGAAGAGATTCTCCAGTTGAGCGACAGACTGGAGGGGATGCGGATGCTGTACGCGAACGGCTGCGAACTCGACACGCCCAACGTCATCCTCACCCAGCGCTTCGAGATCATCTCGCAGGTTTTTCCCGCCCTGCAGAAGGTGCGCAGCGCCAATCCCAAGGCCACGATGGGTGTCGTCAACGACATCACCGTGGACGAAACGCTGGTGCATCTCGGCGAGCTGGACTTCGGCGGCAAGGTGCGCTGCAAGGCCTCGGTCGCGGTCTGGCGCAACCGTTCGACCGGGCGCGACATGATCGCCGAGTTCGGCTACCAGTTGAAGTTCGAAGGCCTGGACTCCTTGCATCGCAAGCCGCGCGAGCTGTCAGAGCAGTTCTTCAGGCAAATCCAGAGTGAAGCTGCCGACTGGGTCGCGCTCGGCACCACGAAGACCGCGATGGTCTATGGGCTGGGGCGCAGGCCGGTCAATCACCATGAATGATGCTGACGCGGTGGCGGTGGCGGTGGCGGCGCCGAGCGTTCCGCTGGGAACGATCTTCCGCACTTTCCTGACGGCCGGAGCGATCAGTTTCGGCGGCGGCGTGGTCGCGTACCTGCGCGATTTTACGGTGACCGAGACCAAATGGCTCGACGACGACGCCTTTCTTGACGCGCTCGAGATAAGCCAGACGCTGCCGGGGCTGAACGCGATCAACATGAGCGTGATCATCGGCGACAACCTGCGCGGCATCCCGGGCGCGATCGCAGCCGTGCTCGGGCTCGTGCTTCCCGGCGTGATCGTTATCATGGGCCTGGGCGCGGCCTGGCAGGAAGAATCGCACAATGTGCAGGTCAGGATGTTCCTCATCGGGGTGGCGGCGGCGGCGGTCGGGTTGTTGAGCACGGTCACGCTGCAGCTCGGACACAAGCAGTTTGCGAAGCCGCTTGACCTCGCGATCATCCTGGCCACCTTCATCGCGGTGAGCATCCTGCGCGTTCCGCTGTATATCGTTCTGCTGGTAATAGGTACGGCCGCGATCCTGCTTTACCGGCCGGGCGCCAGGCACGAGTCGCTCGAAGAACGCGCGCGCCATCTGCGCGAGCGCCTGCGCCACCGCCATTACATCCATCTCCGCCACTGAAGGCGCAACGGGACACGCGGTACGATGGCGAAATTGCTCAACATGACCTGGGTTTTTATGCTCCTTGCGATCCTCGCGGTGGGCGGCGGCACAGCAGTGCTGCCCGAAATGCAACACTTGACGGTGGACCAGTTTCACTGGGTGACGAAGGCCCAGTTCCGCGACATCTACAGCCTCGGCCAGGTGGCGCCGGGACCGAACATGCTGATGGTGCTGCTAATCGGGCACAAGATGGCGGGTGCGCTGGGCGCGCTGGTAGTGGGGCTAGCGTTCTTCCTGCCCGACTGCATCCTGACACTCGTGGCAAACCGGCTTTGGGTGCATTTCAAGGATTCGCCGTGGCGAGCGGCGATTCAGCACGGGATGGCGCCGGTCGCTATCGGCCTGATGCTGGCGGGGACGTACGCGATCGCGCGGCTGTCGATCTTCAACCTGACGAGCCTGCTGATCGCGCTGGTGATTTTCGCGCTCTTGATGTGGCGGCACATTAACGCGGCCCTGCTGGTGCTGGGCGGCGGCATCACTTACGTGATGCTGCCGCACCTGATGGCGCATCTATTTCCGCACTGAATTGAACGTCGCCGCGGCGCGCGGCGGCGCCTTCCCGCTATTTGAACAGCCGCTTGGTCGCGAGGTCGGCGCCCTTGCGCAGCGCTCCGAGCTTCGCCCACACGATATCCTCGGGCACCATCTCCCACGCCGCGAACGTGCCGAAGCCGCAATCGACGCCGGCGATCACGCGGTGCGGATCGCCCAGCGCTTCGGCCACGCGGCAGATTCGGTCGGCCACCACCTCCGGATGCTCGACGAAGCAGGACGTCGAATCGACAACTCCGGGAATGATCAGCATCCCGTCTGGCGGACGCAGCCGGTTAAGCACCTTGTACTCGTGCTCATGGGCAGGGTTGGCGCCTTCCAGGGCGAGCGCGCCAACGCGGGCCTTGTAGATCGCGGGCAGGATGGCCTCGGCCGGGACGTCGTGCATGTGCGGGCCATCGTAATTGCCCCAGCATACGTGGAGGCGCACGCGGTCGGGCGGGATGTTGGCGACGGCGCGGTTGACCGCGGCAATATGCAGCTCGACGATCTTGACGAATTCATCGACCGACTTGTCCTGGTACAGGAACGTGCGCTCCATCGCGAGGTCGGGCGCATCGAGCTGCAGAATGTAGCCGCGCGAGTGGATGTATTCGTATTCCTTGCGAATCTCGTCGGCCACCGCCATGACGTAGCTCTCGTGGGTCTTGAAGAATCCGCTATTGAGCATCGTGGTAGCGATGATGCCGGGGGCCGCCGCGGTCATGAAGCGCTCGGGAAACTTCGCCGCGCCTGATTTGTCGAACATCTCGCACTCGCGGCGCACCGCGCCGAGATCCTCGTAGCTGAGCTTGCCGATCGCCTGCGGCGCGTTGAATACCTTGGCCCCGCCCAGCATTCCGC is a genomic window containing:
- a CDS encoding chromate transporter, which gives rise to MAKLLNMTWVFMLLAILAVGGGTAVLPEMQHLTVDQFHWVTKAQFRDIYSLGQVAPGPNMLMVLLIGHKMAGALGALVVGLAFFLPDCILTLVANRLWVHFKDSPWRAAIQHGMAPVAIGLMLAGTYAIARLSIFNLTSLLIALVIFALLMWRHINAALLVLGGGITYVMLPHLMAHLFPH
- a CDS encoding chromate transporter — translated: MNDADAVAVAVAAPSVPLGTIFRTFLTAGAISFGGGVVAYLRDFTVTETKWLDDDAFLDALEISQTLPGLNAINMSVIIGDNLRGIPGAIAAVLGLVLPGVIVIMGLGAAWQEESHNVQVRMFLIGVAAAAVGLLSTVTLQLGHKQFAKPLDLAIILATFIAVSILRVPLYIVLLVIGTAAILLYRPGARHESLEERARHLRERLRHRHYIHLRH
- a CDS encoding cobalamin-independent methionine synthase II family protein, yielding MLKSEERILTTHVGSLPRNPKLTDLLLRQERGEAIDEKLLDREAEAAVAHVVERQLAAGIDIGNDGEQPRVGFQTYVPQRMKGFGGESQRPTPWDMREFPQYVEIMRKRGMLGGAKVFNAPQAIGKLSYEDLGAVRRECEMFDKSGAAKFPERFMTAAAPGIIATTMLNSGFFKTHESYVMAVADEIRKEYEYIHSRGYILQLDAPDLAMERTFLYQDKSVDEFVKIVELHIAAVNRAVANIPPDRVRLHVCWGNYDGPHMHDVPAEAILPAIYKARVGALALEGANPAHEHEYKVLNRLRPPDGMLIIPGVVDSTSCFVEHPEVVADRICRVAEALGDPHRVIAGVDCGFGTFAAWEMVPEDIVWAKLGALRKGADLATKRLFK